In Malus sylvestris chromosome 16, drMalSylv7.2, whole genome shotgun sequence, the following are encoded in one genomic region:
- the LOC126609287 gene encoding (R)-mandelonitrile lyase 3-like — MTPINVDDNILKMKAFPFSLLENAQDWLFELAPGTVTSWEKQMSYGVGILEKGVEDLKKSMLDDLSARTKVTSSIFDNHGKRHGAVDLLNNGGPESLRVAVYATGERIVSSSNTSGLNLGVLVGLTPDFFKYEQLCCRGGVEGERKVQLHSAPKKFWNLVFLPLCQLMHKLPNLLLQIL; from the exons atgacacCAATCAACGTGGATGACAATATtctgaagatgaaagcctttccattctctcttttgGAAAATGCTCAGGATTGGCTCTTTGAATTAGCACCTGgaactgtcacttcttgggaaa AACAAATGTCCTACGGAGTGGGCATCTTAGAAAAAGGTGTCGAGGATCTGAAGAAGTCTATGTTGGATGACTTATCAGCAA GAACTAAAGTTACGAGTTCAATTTTTGACAATCATGGAAAGAGACATGGAGCTGTAGATTTGTTGAATAACGGAGGCCCAGAAAGCTTGCGAGTTGCTGTTTATGCTACAGGTGAGAGGATCGTCTCCTCTTCCAATACCTCAG GTCTTAATCTTGGCGTGCTTGTAGGGCTCACCCCGGATTTCTTCAAGTATGAACAGTTATGTTGTAGAGGCGGCGTTGAGGGGGAGCGAAAGGTGCAATTGCACAGTGCCCCCAAAAAATTTTG GAATCTTGTTTTTCTCCCTTTGTGCCAATTGATGCACAAACTGCCCAACTTGCTGCTCCAGATTCTTTAG